gagacagagacagagacagagagcagagagagagagagagagagagagagagagagagagagagagagagagaaaaggaaacaggATTAAAATATATGCGGGCACACAATCAAAGTTCAGGATCACGTTGAAAGGATAGCAAGAAAAACAGCATTGTGTGCGCATGCGCACCTTGTTGTCCACGTCTTTCAGGTTTATCTGTGATTGGACGATGTACATGAGCGAGTCGACTAATCCTGTGCACTCTCTCAGCTTCCTCCTGGCCTCACTGCGCTCTGAGCTCACGTTCCTgttttagagagagagcgagagaggggggaggagagggagagaaggggtgtGTGAGAAAGCAAAATAACAAGCAATACAGAAACAGAGGGACAGAATaaaatggacagagagagagagaggcagagagagagagagagagagagagagagagagagagagagaggcagagagagagagagaaatagacagagagagagacagagacagacagagacagacagagagagacagagagagagtggaatgAGAGTGGCTCCTATCAGTGGCCACATAAGGATTCCAGCACACAACACAACCATTAGTAATAAAACACTGAGCGGTCCTATTTCAGTGTGCTGGTTTCAGAGACTGAAAGACTGAAAGGGTGTGGCTCCGTCCCAAaagacaccctattctctatgtggTGCACTAAAGTTAGGgatgccaaaagtagtgcactacatagggcgcCATTTAGGATGCAGCCTGTGGTGGTTAAACTCCAGTGTAGTGAGATGGTAGATCAGGTTACTGGGCCAGTCATTGTGTTGTAGCCTGCCTTTAACAGAGAGAGACCCACCCACCGTAGAAGACAGCACATTCCCACTCTGCCCTACCGTTAGGGAATTCCTCAGGCACACATGTACAGACATGCACATACACGCACCACTGCAAGATGAACACACAGCTACCACTCACTCATGGACTACACATGGCTGTTTTAGTGCTGGCCGATACATCTTCAATACTGGTATGTCTTTTTACAATACCGTCTATAACGATATTTTCATACAGTGCTAAGTTAAATGAAAAGTTCAACAAATTGGACGACTTCACGGTCAGTTTGGTCCTAGTTTGGTTGAGTATAAAACCATCAGAATAGAGAAAGTCCAGTAGAAAGCATTAAGAATTCATCCGTTGCAATTCTAGGGTCAAGGTTCAAGCATGAAACATatttagaacttttattattcagAAAACATAAAATACCGTTAAAAAATGAGAAACGTATTGTGATATGATATTCTGGCCATAtcaccctcttcttcctcccacAATACAatccctccatcttcctctctgtACCTCAGACAGCCAGCTGTGTTGGTGAGGGCCGTCTCCCACTCCAGGTGTCGTGGTTTgaggttctcctctcctcctccctcattcGCCCTCTCCCAGCCCGAGTGCGGCACCATCACCTCGTCTGAGAGGGCGTGCAGCGCGTGGTCAACGATCTCCATCTTCACCGAGTCGTGAGACGACAGGTTCCACAGCGTGCCTGAGGAAGAGGGAGACGGATCATCATCactaccatcatcaccaccactactaccgtCACAACCACCGTCACCACCACCACCGGCATCAACATTATCCTAATATCTGCTTATTTAGATAAACAATGAGAGAAATGAAACATAGTTGAGAAAACACTCCATAACACCTCAACCTCAAACTATGAAGTCAGGTTTCAGATTGTTGAAGTGGTAATACTACACTTATACACTACCGTTACCCACTTATAGTAGTAATACTACACTTATACACTACCGTTACCCACTTATAGTAGTAATACTACACTTATACACTACCGTTACCCACTAATAGTAGTAATACTACACTTATACACTACCGTTACCCACTTATAGTAGTAATACTACACTTATACACTACCGTTACCCACTTATAGTAGTAATACTACACTTATACACTACCGTTACCCACTTATAGTAGTAATACTACACTTATACACTACCGTCACCCACTTATAGTAGTAATACTACACTTATACACTACCGTTACCCACTTATAGTAGTAATACTACACTTATACACTACCGTCACCCACTTATAGTAGTAATACTACACTTATACACTACCGTTACCCACATATAGTAGTAATACTACACTTATACACTACTGTCTCCCAcatatagtagtaatagtaatactacagtactgtagtagcagtagtattacCTGTGATAGTATTGGTGAGGTCATGGTCTCTGGTCTtcctcagtagtagtagtagtagtaatgttattgtagtaacagcagtagtatactggtagtaacagcagtagtatactggtagtaacagcagtagtatactagtagtaacagcagtagtatactggtagtaacagcagtagtatactagtagtaacagcagcagtatactggtagtaacagcagcagtatactggtagtaacagcagcagtgtactggtagtaacagcagtagtatactggtagtaacagcagcagtatactggtagtaacagcagcagtatactggtagtaacagcagtagtatactggtagtaacagcagtagtatactggtagtaacagcagtagtatactagtagtaacagcagtagtatactggtagtaacagcagtagtatactggtagtaacagcagtagtatactagtagtaacagcagtagtatactggtagtaacagcagtagtatacTGGTAGTACCAGCAGTAGTAtactagtagtaacagcagcagtatactggtagtaacagcagcagtatactagtagtaacagcagtagtatactggtagtaacagcagtagtatactggtagtaacagcagcagtatactggtagtaacagcagcagtatactggtagtaacagcagtagtatactagtagtaacagcagtagtatactggtagtaacagcagtagtatacTGGTAGTACCAGCAGTAGTAtactagtagtaacagcagcagtatactggtagtaacagcagcagtatactagtagtaacagcagtagtatactggtagtaacagcagtagtatactggtagtaacagcagtagtatactggtagtaacagcagtagtatactggtagtaacagcagtagtattaCCTGTGATAGTATCGGTCAGGTCTTGGTCTCTGGTCTTCCTCAGTAGTCTGACCAGGGCCGGTATTCCATCACAGTTCTTGATGGCGATCTTATTGTCAGCGTCTCGTCCGTAAGAGATGTTTTTGAGCGCGCCGCAGGCAGCGTGGTGAACCTCCTTCTTAGGGTTGTCTAACATGGACACCAGGGATGGGATACCTTTCATACGACGGACATCTGTCTTCacctggaggggagggagagaagggagggggaggggggagaggaaggagaggaaagggaaggagggagagaggagaggaaggagaggagggagagaggagaggaaggagaggagggagagagtgggaaggagggagagaggagaggagaggagggataggtGTTAGTGGTTGTGTCTTGCTCTCATTCTGACATGAAAGACAGTAGCTAGGTAGCCTGCAGCATGGCTGTGTTTATGAATagataaagggtgtgtgtgtgtgtgtgtgtgtgtgtgtgtgtaatcaaatctaattttattcgTCACATTCTTGGTAAACAACAagcgtagactaacagtgaaatgcttacttatgggcccttcaaaaatgcagacagagagaaaattgaaaaaaatagaaaaagaatAACACTTATTaacaaaagtaataataaatacacaatgagtaacgatagaAGGGGTACCAGTACGgggtggatgtgcaggggtacgaggtcattgaggtagatatgcAAGGGGCTGTGAAGGTGAGGTGCTGCAGGTAGTGGCTGTGTGTATATAAAGAAAGTGTGTATAGATAAAGATATTACCTGGTCGTTCTTAAAGGTAAGGTGCTGCAGGTGTATAAATTACCTGGTCGTTCTTAAAGGTAAGGTGCTGCAGGTGTGGAAATTACCTGGTCGTTCTTAAAGGTAAGGTGCTGCGGTGTATAAATGACCTGGTCGTTCTTAAAGGTAAGGTGCTGCAGGTGTATAAATTACCTTGTCGTGTGTATTAaagccaagtgtgtgtgtgtatgtgtgtgtgtgtgtgagagagagagagtgagtgaatgtgtggcatgggagagagggagagagagaagtgggggaTGTTCTGCCCATGCAacctagctagctatgtagctcGTAATTTACGggacctgtgtgtgtttgtagttgagcgagtgagtgagtgaatataTTTGTCCAAATGACAGGTTACATAAATGCATGAAATGGCCATCTATAGTTATCACATACCTTTAATATCAAACATGGCCCATTTACAATActagtaaaagtgtgtgtgtgtgtgtgtgtgttcacgcaTGCATTTCAATGAGTGCAGGTTGTGTGTAATTTGTGTGTTATAGAAAGTGTGTTGATATTACTAAATGTATTTACTAGAATAGATTATAACGATGACTGAATGTTAAAGAATTATACATTGCTATTCGTCTTATCTTTCAGATGAAAAATATCTAGTGCTCATTGGCAAGATCGCTGGTTCCATGGAAACCTCTGCAAGGAAACGGTCAGCTCAAAAAGGAGCCAACAAAAGAAAGGAAACATCAGAGGACATTATCTGCAGTGAAACATtctatctagctatataaaccatACCTCTCCGCAAACACGCCAtctccgatgttggttacaagtaccgccttgtaaccaacatcggagaaggTGTGTTTGCATAAGTActgccttgtaaccaacatcggagaaggTGTGTTTGCATAAGTActgccttgtaaccaacatcagAGAAGGCAAGTTTGCAGAGGAgcgtggtttatatagctagatagctactccACTGGTGCCAAAATgtgactgtagggtgtcagcaaatataattccaagtttaccctattcatctatggcaaagatCCTTATACGTTTCCCCTTCCATCCGTGTCTGGTGTTAGTgcgttactggctagctaggtcttcagccagcatggaacacaagggaggggaggaggatatGTCGTTCACAACTCTGACGCAGTTGTCATGCCAACACAtctgtcagtgctgctgtgaaccgcATCACAAAACACATTCTAAACGGGatatgtatataaaaaaatatatacaatggATCCAATTTCAATGTTGTTGGAGTTCCTTTGAGTATCACCACATttgcttgagatgattttacttCAACACTGCATCCAAATTGCTTGACATGGGCGTTTCATGCATGTGCACGTACACATGCGTTCAAACACGTGCACACCGCATGTAGTCTTCGCACATGTCGTGGCATGAACATGTGACGTGCACGTGTGAACATAAGTGAATGTAGCCAATACATTCTGTTGCTTGTATGTGTTCACATGTGGGTATGTATACATGTGCACATGACAacgatgcagacagacagacactataTCAGCATAGTTAGAGCAAGATGGAATTTATATGTAGTGTGTGAGAAAGAAagaacatgttaatggatttCATGTATTATGTTTTGTATTAAGTTGATATTCATTCTTTGAATAAATGTCTTAAAAGTAACTGCAAACTTTGACTTAGTTGGTGTGGGGACACTCTACATGTAAATGGCACGTAACTCGTTTGATATTTGGAGTAGAGAGATCATGTTGGCCTCATTACAAAGCTAACATTCTCTTCTTTCCAGCACTGTCTAAAATTCCAAATGGTTTTTGGGTCAATGTGACTGATTATGTAGAGCAAGTCACATGTTACCTTGTCGTTCTTAAAGGTGAGGTGTATTGGttgcgttcccctgctcagacgtagcttgcatcaaccaatggttacgtgccacgtcatcgactaaCTGAGTGCtttaacatatgatgtggttagccgATACATAAaatatccaggcgttgtaagatctggcaggcGTCAGCAACACCTGGGCAGAGGAACATGCCCATTACCTTGTCGTTCTTAAAGGTGAGGTGCTGCAGGTGTATATATTACCTTGTCGTTCTTAAAGGTGAGGTGCTGCAGGTGTATAAATTACCTTGTCGTTCTTAAAGGTGAGGTGCTGCAGGTGTATAAATTACCTTGTCGTTCTTAAAGGTGAGGTGCTGCAGGTATGCGGCAGCGTTGCTCTTGACAGGGTCCAGTCTGTAGTTAAGCATGGCGATGACCTCCGGCAGCTCAGGCTGTCTCCAGGAAGTGGCGGCGGGGCCTTTCCTCAGggtgctggccaatcagataagataatatatatatatatataacactttcaaccaaagcgacttacagtagtgaaggTAAATTCCAAATCTGGACCTTGAATCTAGTTCCACTGCTGAAtatcattcttcccctctaattaGGGACTGACTTAGACCTGGGACACAAGgcgggtgcaattaattatcaggtagaacagaaaaccagcagtaatCCGGACAAGTcctaaaattaactttttgttccaccagccactgtggcaggtagatttaaagatctaccagccactcagattttttaccagccaaaatattCCCCCCTAAAATTACACCAACTAAACACAAAGAAAACagatgagcatgctttgtaatgtttctaaaacaatacatgtattactagtaagaagtaatgaGGTATAttgtttcatttcattttttgtgACCAGAGTCTTTTAACAAGAATGATCACCTGCCCCGTTAAGGGCGGGAGGTTACCGTGGTAACGCGACTGGATTCATGTTTGTGCCTGACTGGCAGCAGGGTTGTTTTCTCTTCTCTAGCATTTAAAACTcaaaacattgaaaaacaacctcGCTTGTGAACAAAACACATGTAAATAGCCAAGgaacacaaggacaaagtctcacttcagtCGACTTTAGCTTCAAGTCAATTAGATTAACTTTTATTCCTGTGCGCAGTGCTGCTAAAAATGAATCTTTCACTCAGCTCTTCACAGGCTCCCagcccccagccaggcagtgttgcagtGCGACGTGGGAAAGGCTATAGGATTCCTAGTTCTATGACTTTGTGCgattaatttaccagctatgaaacaaaacggcagaaatactttgaaaacagctactgcagcatttaattgactataaatgtgatcatacttAACAATTTTGTATTCACAAATGTGAGTGAAATGCACGAACTGTGGAGCCCTGATCCCctgccaacgtggctggtgaaatagacatctgacccgccaatgccaaaatctacccgcGTTCGGCAGGTGGAGGGTGTTCATTTTAGGCCCTGGTCCGGACCTCCAGGCTTGGATTTGAATACCCCTGATATATCAAAAAGATATGCCACCAAGGAGTCTCACCTGTCCAATGAGGCCATgctacccctctctccctgggCCAGGGGAGCACCACCCCAGTAGTACATGTCCCCAGCTCCACTCATGTCTCCATCCAGAGTCCCTTCATAGCTcctgggaggggagagaagaggtaaGGGGTTAGTATGGAGTGGACACCACacctgggatgggatgggaggtagagacaggggttaGTATGGAGTGGACACTACACCGACAGGGGTTAGTATGGAGTGGACACTACACCGACAGGGGTTAGTATGGAGTGGACACTACACCGACAGGGGTTAGTATGGAGTGGACACTACACCGACAGGGGTTAGTATGGAGTGGACACTACACTGACTGAATAACCAACCAGGGATAGAGAAAGGGAGACCAGACATTAAGGCACAAATACAGCGACAgaaatgtcacacacacaacctttcagatcaacacacacacaccctccctccacacactggtGTCTGTACCCTGTCCTGCGGGGCGGTCCGTGGTTAAAGGCGTGCTGGTTGCGTGGTACTGTCCCGTAGTGGATGGCCGGTCCCATGCCGTAGTCTGCCTCGTCATATCCCACACTCCTCTGGTCATCTTCCAGACCATACGGCTCGGCGACAAACCTCTGCATCCCCGACAGCTCCAACGCACTGCCCATACGACCCACCTGACCAATACAATATCATCACACGTTAATACACACTCTGCATCCCCGACAGCTCCAACGCACTGCCCATACGACCCACCTGACCAATACAATATCATCACACGTTAATACACACTCTGCATCCCCGACAGCTCCAACGCACTGCCCATACGACCCACCTGACCAATACAATATCATCACACGTTAATACACACTCTGCATCCCCGACAGCTCCAACGCACTGCCCATACGACCCACCTGACCAATACAATATCATCACACGTTAATACACACTCTGCATCCCCGACAGCTCCAACGCACTGCCCATACGACCCACCTGACCAATACAATATCATCACACGTTAATACACACTCTTCATCCCCGACAGCTCCAACGCACTGCCCATATCACCCACCTGACCAATACAATATCATCACATGTTAATACACACTCTGCAGTCTCCACAGCAACAACACATTGGCCATACCACCCACTTTATTTAACACGACCCACCTGTGGCTGTGCTGCGTATGGGTCCAGCTGGTTCCTGCTGATGGCTCTGTATCCTGAGTCCAGGGTCCGGTACCCATCCGCTGGCCTGGAGGGGGAGaagtggggaggggagaggagaagaggggggaggagaggagaggggagcgtTGAGGAGGAGAGCGGGGGAGAAGAGATGATATATCTGTTGTCTCCCAACTCCACTTCTATGGTTAAGAAACAACAGATCCCACAGAAGAGTTCTCTGTCATCTTCATCTATTCTACCTGTAGCGGTCGTCCATGCGTGCTCCCCTGCTCAGGCTGGCGTAGGTCTCCCCTATGGAGGGAGGGCCCTGGCGGTAGTCGTCGTACCCCGCCGGGGGTCCGTACTGGTAGTTTCGGGGCACGGTGTTGGTGGGGTAGTCCATGGGAGGCCCTGGCTGTCTGTAGACCCGCTCCATGGGGGTGGTGTAACCCCCCATACCTGTCATAGACCCCCCTCCATCCAGGGAGAGGTTGTCAGACACAGAGGGGATGACTGTACGAGTCATGGTAGTCTTCACTACCTTCTTTacctggggagaggagggaggagagggggaggagggaggagagggggaagagggggaggagggaggagagggggaggagaggggagagggggaaggagagggggaggagggaggagagggggaggagggagagggggaggcgggaggagagggagaggaggaaggagggggaggagaggagaaacagataCAAGGTTAGTGTCGGACATGGTGTGAATGACCGTACGagtcaggagagggggagagaggttggagaggaaaaggaggaggggagagaaagagaagaaaataTAAAAGAGAGAAAGTAGGAGGTGTGGAGGCAGAAATGGTCAGTCAATTAGCTAATGTAATTCACAATCCTCAAgtgtcaactgtgtgtgtgtgtgtgtgtgtgtgtgtgtgtgtgtgtgtgtgtgtgtgtgtgtgtgtgtgtgtgataaaggTAGTACCGTAGTTTCTGTGCGGCGCGTGGTGCCATCTTCGCTGGTTTCCACGGAGATGACGGGGGGAGCTTCCTGAGGGTCCTCCTCCACGGTAAACGTCTCCTGAACGGCGTGACCCGGCTCCATCCTGTACTGAAGAACAGAGACAGACACcgttacacacacactatactggACACCAGACAGACaacgttacacacacacaatataaaaCGCACACACAATATAAAACGCACACACAGATAAATGCACACACAGGATTCACATCAAATGCACACTAGCAGACTTAATTAACAcaggtgaaacacacacacacacacacacacacacagagatacataaagactgacagacacacaacTGACAAAGAGAAAGACATATTCAGGTACAGACACACAGCTTACATGTGTCCCGTTGACGTATCCCTCGTTCAGTGTGAGCCTCTCTATGTCCGCATCACAAGAAACACGGCCATTCTGTAGAGCAGAGGGGAAGATGGGAGCTGTTTACACAAGaggacacagtgtgtgtgtgtgtgtgtgtgtgtgtgtgtgtgtgtgtgggggggtgtgtgtcGACCGCAGTGGCCAGTGGCCAAGGAGGAGCAGAGTTATTCCAAACATTCAGAGGAGAAGGTTAATGCAGGACACAGAGAGAATTCATTACATCAGAGCCCCAGGCTCATTTCACACACAGGGACAACACCCACAAACCACTATCCCGTTCAGTCAATCCCAGACATCCCGCAGAACATCAAGTCATTTAAGCAGAAATACAGTAAATACAAAGTCGACAAAACAATCCAACAATTGATGAAGCGAATTAAAAAACATGAATGGATGGACAGAATGGGTGAGTCATGGAGGAGGATGACAGACCGGTTTAGAGCAACAGTGTTGCcagctagaaagagagagagaacctcaGAGAGAGCAGGGCGTGTGAGAACCTGTCAGTGGGTGGTCGGCTGTGTCAGTGTgcttctcagtgtgtgtgtgtgtgtgtgtgtgtgtgtgcgcctgtcaGCTATGTAAACAGGGTGAAGACCAGGCACATTCCaaccctctgtctgttctccagAGATACAACACTGACTGACCTGACCaaccctgagagagaggagaggagactacgTGACTGTGTTTTACATGTGGCGTGTTTATAAAATGTCTGAAAATTACACGCCTCAGTGTGTTTGCTTaccaggcaggtgtgtgtgtgtgtgtgtgtgtgtgtgttcacaagtAATCTAAAGCTATGCGGTCACTACGTTCAGATAGGGGAGCCGGACACTGAGTCACAGACACTAAACAGGAAGTGAACATTGTAGACAGTAACATAGTCCAGGGATTGGACAAAACCCAA
The DNA window shown above is from Coregonus clupeaformis isolate EN_2021a chromosome 18, ASM2061545v1, whole genome shotgun sequence and carries:
- the ctnnd1 gene encoding catenin delta-1 isoform X5; this translates as MMEPGHAVQETFTVEEDPQEAPPVISVETSEDGTTRRTETTVKKVVKTTMTRTVIPSVSDNLSLDGGGSMTGMGGYTTPMERVYRQPGPPMDYPTNTVPRNYQYGPPAGYDDYRQGPPSIGETYASLSRGARMDDRYRPADGYRTLDSGYRAISRNQLDPYAAQPQVGRMGSALELSGMQRFVAEPYGLEDDQRSVGYDEADYGMGPAIHYGTVPRNQHAFNHGPPRRTGSYEGTLDGDMSGAGDMYYWGGAPLAQGERGSMASLDSTLRKGPAATSWRQPELPEVIAMLNYRLDPVKSNAAAYLQHLTFKNDKVKTDVRRMKGIPSLVSMLDNPKKEVHHAACGALKNISYGRDADNKIAIKNCDGIPALVRLLRKTRDQDLTDTITGTLWNLSSHDSVKMEIVDHALHALSDEVMVPHSGWERANEGGGEENLKPRHLEWETALTNTAGCLRNVSSERSEARRKLRECTGLVDSLMYIVQSQINLKDVDNKLIENSMCLLRNLSYQVHREVPGAERYQEAMSLNQGPAPSTGKTNRFSSRRGKDEWCSKGRNNEDGAGDMIDIPKRTTPAKGYELLFQPEVVRVYTSLLKESKNPTVLEASAGAVQNLCAGRWTYGRYIRALLRQEKGLPMMTELLAHGNDRVVRAMSGALRNLAIDARNRDLLGKHAVPHLVSNLPGGGQSQPVRALSEETVVSVLSTLHEVLGSSLDAAKLLRASQGIERLVLINKDSNRSEREVRGAGLILQLVWGYKELRKTLEKDGWKKTDFMVNLNPPNNSQPRVNGGYEDSTLPLIDRGGGNRERDMIPLNDMGPDAYSTLDQRGRKNTLDATLEPADKDTAQGGLYEERRDSVPLMDSYDEKLIVCITRREQPLPAYCPC
- the ctnnd1 gene encoding catenin delta-1 isoform X3 encodes the protein MEQCESAASLLASVREQERQFERLTRALEEERRCGGTLPRPPPTLQNGRVSCDADIERLTLNEGYVNGTHYRMEPGHAVQETFTVEEDPQEAPPVISVETSEDGTTRRTETTVKKVVKTTMTRTVIPSVSDNLSLDGGGSMTGMGGYTTPMERVYRQPGPPMDYPTNTVPRNYQYGPPAGYDDYRQGPPSIGETYASLSRGARMDDRYRPADGYRTLDSGYRAISRNQLDPYAAQPQVGRMGSALELSGMQRFVAEPYGLEDDQRSVGYDEADYGMGPAIHYGTVPRNQHAFNHGPPRRTGSYEGTLDGDMSGAGDMYYWGGAPLAQGERGSMASLDSTLRKGPAATSWRQPELPEVIAMLNYRLDPVKSNAAAYLQHLTFKNDKVKTDVRRMKGIPSLVSMLDNPKKEVHHAACGALKNISYGRDADNKIAIKNCDGIPALVRLLRKTRDQDLTDTITGTLWNLSSHDSVKMEIVDHALHALSDEVMVPHSGWERANEGGGEENLKPRHLEWETALTNTAGCLRNVSSERSEARRKLRECTGLVDSLMYIVQSQINLKDVDNKLIENSMCLLRNLSYQVHREVPGAERYQEAMSLNQGPAPSTGKTNRFSSRRGKDEWCSKGRNNEDGAGDMIDIPKRTTPAKGYELLFQPEVVRVYTSLLKESKNPTVLEASAGAVQNLCAGRWTYGRYIRALLRQEKGLPMMTELLAHGNDRVVRAMSGALRNLAIDARNRDLLGKHAVPHLVSNLPGGGQSQPVRALSEETVVSVLSTLHEVLGSSLDAAKLLRASQGIERLVLINKDSNRSEREVRGAGLILQLVWGYKELRKTLEKDGWKKTDFMVNLNPPNNSQPRVNGGYEDSTLPLIDRGGGNRERDMIPLNDMGPDAYSTLDQRGRKNTLDATLEPADKDTAQGGLYEERRDSVPLMDSYDG
- the ctnnd1 gene encoding catenin delta-1 isoform X2 gives rise to the protein MEQCESAASLLASVREQERQFERLTRALEEERRCGGTLPRPPPTLQNGRVSCDADIERLTLNEGYVNGTHYRMEPGHAVQETFTVEEDPQEAPPVISVETSEDGTTRRTETTVKKVVKTTMTRTVIPSVSDNLSLDGGGSMTGMGGYTTPMERVYRQPGPPMDYPTNTVPRNYQYGPPAGYDDYRQGPPSIGETYASLSRGARMDDRYRPADGYRTLDSGYRAISRNQLDPYAAQPQVGRMGSALELSGMQRFVAEPYGLEDDQRSVGYDEADYGMGPAIHYGTVPRNQHAFNHGPPRRTGSYEGTLDGDMSGAGDMYYWGGAPLAQGERGSMASLDSTLRKGPAATSWRQPELPEVIAMLNYRLDPVKSNAAAYLQHLTFKNDKVKTDVRRMKGIPSLVSMLDNPKKEVHHAACGALKNISYGRDADNKIAIKNCDGIPALVRLLRKTRDQDLTDTITGTLWNLSSHDSVKMEIVDHALHALSDEVMVPHSGWERANEGGGEENLKPRHLEWETALTNTAGCLRNVSSERSEARRKLRECTGLVDSLMYIVQSQINLKDVDNKLIENSMCLLRNLSYQVHREVPGAERYQEAMSLNQGPAPSTGKTNRFSSRRGKGRNNEDGAGDMIDIPKRTTPAKGYELLFQPEVVRVYTSLLKESKNPTVLEASAGAVQNLCAGRWTYGRYIRALLRQEKGLPMMTELLAHGNDRVVRAMSGALRNLAIDARNRDLLGKHAVPHLVSNLPGGGQSQPVRALSEETVVSVLSTLHEVLGSSLDAAKLLRASQGIERLVLINKDSNRSEREVRGAGLILQLVWGYKELRKTLEKDGWKKTDFMVNLNPPNNSQPRVNGGYEDSTLPLIDRGGGNRERDMIPLNDMGPDAYSTLDQRGRKNTLDATLEPADKDTAQGGLYEERRDSVPLMDSYDEKLIVCITRREQPLPAYCPC
- the ctnnd1 gene encoding catenin delta-1 isoform X4, whose translation is MEQCESAASLLASVREQERQFERLTRALEEERRCGGTLPRPPPTLQNGRVSCDADIERLTLNEGYVNGTHYRMEPGHAVQETFTVEEDPQEAPPVISVETSEDGTTRRTETTVKKVVKTTMTRTVIPSVSDNLSLDGGGSMTGMGGYTTPMERVYRQPGPPMDYPTNTVPRNYQYGPPAGYDDYRQGPPSIGETYASLSRGARMDDRYRPADGYRTLDSGYRAISRNQLDPYAAQPQVGRMGSALELSGMQRFVAEPYGLEDDQRSVGYDEADYGMGPAIHYGTVPRNQHAFNHGPPRRTGSYEGTLDGDMSGAGDMYYWGGAPLAQGERGSMASLDSTLRKGPAATSWRQPELPEVIAMLNYRLDPVKSNAAAYLQHLTFKNDKVKTDVRRMKGIPSLVSMLDNPKKEVHHAACGALKNISYGRDADNKIAIKNCDGIPALVRLLRKTRDQDLTDTITGTLWNLSSHDSVKMEIVDHALHALSDEVMVPHSGWERANEGGGEENLKPRHLEWETALTNTAGCLRNVSSERSEARRKLRECTGLVDSLMYIVQSQINLKDVDNKLIENSMCLLRNLSYQVHREVPGAERYQEAMSLNQGPAPSTGKTNRFSSRRGKDEWCSKGRNNEDGAGDMIDIPKRTTPAKGYELLFQPEVVRVYTSLLKESKNPTVLEASAGAVQNLCAGRWTYGRYIRALLRQEKGLPMMTELLAHGNDRVVRAMSGALRNLAIDARNRDLLGKHAVPHLVSNLPGGGQSQPVRALSEETVVSVLSTLHEVLGSSLDAAKLLRASQGIERLVLINKDSNRSEREVRGAGLILQLVWGYKELRKTLEKDGWKKTDFMVNLNPPNNSQPRVNGGYEDSTLPLIDRGGGNRERDMIPLNDMGPDAYSTLDQRGRKNTLDATLEPADKDTAQRN
- the ctnnd1 gene encoding catenin delta-1 isoform X1; this translates as MEQCESAASLLASVREQERQFERLTRALEEERRCGGTLPRPPPTLQNGRVSCDADIERLTLNEGYVNGTHYRMEPGHAVQETFTVEEDPQEAPPVISVETSEDGTTRRTETTVKKVVKTTMTRTVIPSVSDNLSLDGGGSMTGMGGYTTPMERVYRQPGPPMDYPTNTVPRNYQYGPPAGYDDYRQGPPSIGETYASLSRGARMDDRYRPADGYRTLDSGYRAISRNQLDPYAAQPQVGRMGSALELSGMQRFVAEPYGLEDDQRSVGYDEADYGMGPAIHYGTVPRNQHAFNHGPPRRTGSYEGTLDGDMSGAGDMYYWGGAPLAQGERGSMASLDSTLRKGPAATSWRQPELPEVIAMLNYRLDPVKSNAAAYLQHLTFKNDKVKTDVRRMKGIPSLVSMLDNPKKEVHHAACGALKNISYGRDADNKIAIKNCDGIPALVRLLRKTRDQDLTDTITGTLWNLSSHDSVKMEIVDHALHALSDEVMVPHSGWERANEGGGEENLKPRHLEWETALTNTAGCLRNVSSERSEARRKLRECTGLVDSLMYIVQSQINLKDVDNKLIENSMCLLRNLSYQVHREVPGAERYQEAMSLNQGPAPSTGKTNRFSSRRGKDEWCSKGRNNEDGAGDMIDIPKRTTPAKGYELLFQPEVVRVYTSLLKESKNPTVLEASAGAVQNLCAGRWTYGRYIRALLRQEKGLPMMTELLAHGNDRVVRAMSGALRNLAIDARNRDLLGKHAVPHLVSNLPGGGQSQPVRALSEETVVSVLSTLHEVLGSSLDAAKLLRASQGIERLVLINKDSNRSEREVRGAGLILQLVWGYKELRKTLEKDGWKKTDFMVNLNPPNNSQPRVNGGYEDSTLPLIDRGGGNRERDMIPLNDMGPDAYSTLDQRGRKNTLDATLEPADKDTAQGGLYEERRDSVPLMDSYDEKLIVCITRREQPLPAYCPC